One Hordeum vulgare subsp. vulgare chromosome 4H, MorexV3_pseudomolecules_assembly, whole genome shotgun sequence DNA window includes the following coding sequences:
- the LOC123448672 gene encoding nascent polypeptide-associated complex subunit alpha, muscle-specific form-like isoform X2: MVARGELRPRRSGVLRRAAGEIRHGSSSTPPVVAIQEHLNLLPPRSSPRPASPKCACLASDHLHSPHPCSFGTSSGHHLTGIRPHVMVPKLVAPGASSDASSTGNEVPCPRLPPTCVPRAPLHPSLPSSSSAVPSRARPKLDPAAAAQHLRPTSPLAVPASSCWSRRAAPSADEELIRGLPCTSPPRIGLAPRSSLLGQENLVVLDLAAVGDQH; encoded by the exons ATGGTAGCCCGAGGGGAGCTTCGCCCGCGTCGGTCGGGAGTCCTTCGTCGCGCCGCCGGTGAGATCCGGCATGGTTCCAGCTCGACCCCTCCTGTCGTTGCCATCCAGGAGCACCTCAACCTCCTCCCGCCTCGTTCTTCACCACGACCAGCCAGCCCCAAGTGCGCATGCCTTGCCTCCGACCATCTCCATAGCCCGCACCCCTGCAGCTTCGGGACCAGCAGTGGGCACCATCTCACCGGGATC CGTCCccatgtcatggtgcccaagctcGTGGCTCCCGGAGCTTCGTCGGACGCCTCCAGCACCGGGAACGAGGTCCCTTGCCCGCGCCTGCCTCCAACGTGTGTTCCACGAGCtcccctgcacccgagcctccccTCGAGCAGTTCTGCAGTCCCCTCTCGAGCTCGCCCCAAGCTCgaccccgccgccgctgcccagCACCTGAGACCAACCTCTCCTCTGGCCGTGCCTGCGAGCAGCTGCTGGAgccgccgcgccgccccgtcAGCCGACGAG GAGCTCATCCGTGGCCTCCCCTGCACGTCGCCGCCCCGGATTGGCCTAGCCCCGAGGTCCTCGTTGCTGGGCCAGGAGAACCTCGTCGTCCTAGACCTCGCCGCCGTCGGGGACCAGCACTGA
- the LOC123448672 gene encoding serine/arginine repetitive matrix protein 1-like isoform X3 — MVPARPLLSLPSRSTSTSSRLVLHHDQPAPTSPCHGAQARGSRSFVGRLQHRERGPLPAPASNVCSTSSPAPEPPLEQFCSPLSSSPQARPRRRCPAPETNLSSGRACEQLLEPPRRPVSRRGAHPWPPLHVAAPDWPSPEVLVAGPGEPRRPRPRRRRGPALRNRTKVRPFPAWDSPVEASKSLRIDD, encoded by the exons ATGGTTCCAGCTCGACCCCTCCTGTCGTTGCCATCCAGGAGCACCTCAACCTCCTCCCGCCTCGTTCTTCACCACGACCAGCCAGCCCCAA CGTCCccatgtcatggtgcccaagctcGTGGCTCCCGGAGCTTCGTCGGACGCCTCCAGCACCGGGAACGAGGTCCCTTGCCCGCGCCTGCCTCCAACGTGTGTTCCACGAGCtcccctgcacccgagcctccccTCGAGCAGTTCTGCAGTCCCCTCTCGAGCTCGCCCCAAGCTCgaccccgccgccgctgcccagCACCTGAGACCAACCTCTCCTCTGGCCGTGCCTGCGAGCAGCTGCTGGAgccgccgcgccgccccgtcAGCCGACGAG GAGCTCATCCGTGGCCTCCCCTGCACGTCGCCGCCCCGGATTGGCCTAGCCCCGAGGTCCTCGTTGCTGGGCCAGGAGAACCTCGTCGTCCTAGACCTCGCCGCCGTCGGGGACCAGCACTGAGGAACAGAACGAAG GTCCGCCCATTCCCGGCCTGGGACAGCCCCGTCGAAGCCTCCAAGTCCCTCCGGATCGACGATTGA
- the LOC123448672 gene encoding serine/arginine repetitive matrix protein 1-like isoform X1 produces MVPARPLLSLPSRSTSTSSRLVLHHDQPAPTSPCHGAQARGSRSFVGRLQHRERGPLPAPASNVCSTSSPAPEPPLEQFCSPLSSSPQARPRRRCPAPETNLSSGRACEQLLEPPRRPVSRRGAHPWPPLHVAAPDWPSPEVLVAGPGEPRRPRPRRRRGPALRNRTKVGAAPPWMPLLPCNSPSAVVLQWIRSMLARSAHSRPGTAPSKPPSPSGSTIDPV; encoded by the exons ATGGTTCCAGCTCGACCCCTCCTGTCGTTGCCATCCAGGAGCACCTCAACCTCCTCCCGCCTCGTTCTTCACCACGACCAGCCAGCCCCAA CGTCCccatgtcatggtgcccaagctcGTGGCTCCCGGAGCTTCGTCGGACGCCTCCAGCACCGGGAACGAGGTCCCTTGCCCGCGCCTGCCTCCAACGTGTGTTCCACGAGCtcccctgcacccgagcctccccTCGAGCAGTTCTGCAGTCCCCTCTCGAGCTCGCCCCAAGCTCgaccccgccgccgctgcccagCACCTGAGACCAACCTCTCCTCTGGCCGTGCCTGCGAGCAGCTGCTGGAgccgccgcgccgccccgtcAGCCGACGAG GAGCTCATCCGTGGCCTCCCCTGCACGTCGCCGCCCCGGATTGGCCTAGCCCCGAGGTCCTCGTTGCTGGGCCAGGAGAACCTCGTCGTCCTAGACCTCGCCGCCGTCGGGGACCAGCACTGAGGAACAGAACGAAGGTTGGTGCAGCCCCACCATGGATGCCCTTGCTGCCCTGCAACTCCCCATCCGCCGTCGTTCTCCAATGGATCCGGTCGATGCTTGCTAGGTCCGCCCATTCCCGGCCTGGGACAGCCCCGTCGAAGCCTCCAAGTCCCTCCGGATCGACGATTGACCCCGTCTAG